Proteins encoded by one window of Superficieibacter sp. HKU1:
- a CDS encoding DUF1861 family protein, producing the protein MRAPVDALYRDYLARRQPSARGKIRFDGVNGFDVYNPTAPFYDGERWLMAARVEKRDSERSEVRFFHWQGGNQAYLLPDAPIFPLQDPFVCRIGGQLVLGGVEVEFTAGGEVSRWRTQFWCGSTLDQLRLLSCGPWGMKDIRLVQLADARILVFTRPQGQPGGRGTIGWTIIDRLSELTAQTLSRATLLEQVDENDWCGANEAHLLADGRVGVLAHVARFDAQQQRHYYAASFIFDPASGVSSAIKIIACRDDFLPGDSKRDDLGDVVFSGGLYGLPGEEVRLFCGTSDCEVQWRSVADPFQV; encoded by the coding sequence ATGCGCGCGCCGGTTGACGCGTTATATCGCGACTATCTGGCGCGCCGTCAGCCTTCGGCGCGGGGAAAAATACGCTTTGATGGCGTAAATGGATTTGACGTTTATAATCCGACCGCGCCGTTTTATGACGGCGAGCGCTGGCTGATGGCCGCGCGGGTGGAGAAGCGCGACAGCGAGCGCTCAGAGGTGCGCTTTTTTCACTGGCAGGGTGGGAATCAGGCTTATTTGTTGCCGGATGCCCCGATATTTCCGCTTCAGGACCCGTTTGTCTGCCGGATAGGCGGCCAGCTGGTGCTGGGCGGCGTCGAGGTAGAATTCACTGCCGGCGGTGAGGTATCGCGCTGGCGCACCCAGTTCTGGTGCGGTTCGACGCTCGACCAGCTACGGTTACTGAGTTGTGGACCGTGGGGAATGAAAGATATTCGCCTGGTGCAACTGGCAGATGCCCGTATTCTGGTGTTTACCCGCCCGCAGGGACAGCCCGGCGGGCGGGGCACGATTGGCTGGACGATTATCGACCGCCTGAGCGAGCTAACGGCGCAGACGCTCTCCCGTGCAACGCTACTGGAACAGGTGGATGAAAACGACTGGTGCGGAGCCAATGAAGCGCATCTGCTGGCGGACGGGCGGGTCGGTGTACTGGCCCACGTGGCCCGGTTTGATGCGCAGCAGCAGCGGCACTATTACGCCGCGTCGTTTATTTTCGATCCTGCGTCTGGCGTAAGCTCAGCGATAAAAATCATCGCCTGTCGTGATGATTTTCTCCCCGGTGACAGCAAGCGCGACGATTTAGGCGATGTGGTATTTTCCGGCGGGCTGTATGGCCTGCCGGGAGAAGAGGTCCGGTTATTTTGCGGCACCAGCGATTGCGAGGTGCAGTGGCGGAGTGTGGCGGATCCTTTTCAGGTTTGA
- a CDS encoding glycoside hydrolase family 130 protein — translation MERHSHNPLIVPADVVPSQPYLKVECAFNTGVTEYNGEIILLLRVAESVINDDPQQIVVPLLEKGAQGWTVTTRTFDRRDDRYDFSDPRVIVLKSDPAQVWLTSMSHLRLARSTDGVNFRIDTQPFITADTQYEEFGCEDARITHIEGQWYINYSAVSSLGISTALAVTKDFVTVEKKGLILCPDNRDVCFFPEKVGGKYQALTRPAPCHFGHPEIWICESPDMLHWGNHRHLLGRSGDAWDCRKSGGGAPVIKTDRGWLEIYHGVDADQRYCLGALLMDLNDPTVILAKSPVPLLEPTAPYEREGFFGNVVFTCGALVRNDVLHVWYGAADEKVALATMPLDALWKHLGLA, via the coding sequence ATGGAAAGGCACAGTCATAATCCTCTCATCGTTCCGGCGGATGTAGTTCCTTCACAGCCCTATCTGAAAGTCGAATGCGCCTTTAATACCGGCGTGACGGAATACAACGGCGAAATTATTCTGCTACTGCGCGTGGCGGAAAGCGTAATCAACGACGATCCGCAGCAGATCGTGGTGCCGCTGCTGGAGAAAGGCGCGCAGGGCTGGACGGTGACGACGCGGACCTTCGATCGCCGCGACGATCGCTATGATTTCAGCGATCCGCGCGTCATCGTGCTGAAAAGCGACCCGGCGCAGGTCTGGCTGACCTCGATGTCGCACCTGCGGCTGGCTCGCAGCACCGACGGCGTCAATTTCCGCATCGATACCCAGCCGTTTATCACCGCAGATACGCAGTACGAAGAGTTTGGCTGCGAAGATGCGCGTATTACGCACATTGAAGGCCAATGGTACATCAACTATTCAGCGGTCTCTTCACTCGGTATTTCTACTGCCCTGGCGGTGACGAAAGACTTTGTGACGGTGGAGAAAAAAGGGCTGATCCTGTGTCCGGATAACCGCGATGTCTGCTTCTTCCCGGAGAAAGTCGGCGGCAAATATCAGGCCCTGACGCGCCCGGCACCGTGCCATTTTGGGCATCCGGAAATCTGGATTTGCGAGTCGCCGGATATGCTGCACTGGGGGAATCATCGCCATCTGCTCGGACGCTCCGGCGACGCGTGGGACTGCCGGAAATCCGGCGGCGGCGCGCCGGTGATCAAGACCGATCGCGGCTGGCTGGAGATTTATCACGGGGTCGATGCCGATCAGCGCTATTGCCTGGGCGCACTACTGATGGATCTCAACGATCCGACGGTGATCCTCGCAAAATCGCCGGTGCCGCTGCTGGAGCCAACCGCGCCGTATGAGCGCGAAGGCTTCTTTGGTAACGTGGTGTTTACCTGTGGCGCGCTGGTGCGTAATGACGTTCTCCACGTCTGGTACGGCGCGGCGGATGAGAAGGTGGCGCTGGCAACGATGCCGCTCGACGCACTGTGGAAACATCTGGGACTGGCATAA
- a CDS encoding sugar ABC transporter permease, whose product MAGYDSRTGGLLASSWIGYSLLFWFYPLAWLVVLSVTQWQFIGTPKFTGLQNIIGVMHDTLFWKSMLNVGRFLLYYLPIVFLASLLFAAGLKRIKYGKGFIALSFLLANISSGVAYSIVFSKLFSEFGPVNHFLQQWFGVSVPWFTNPDCAMLSIALSVTWKFVGYYGLILYSGMQAIPGDIYSAALLDKTGRFKQGWAITLPMMNAQIVMVMVLAITVAFSIFTEPYLITGGGPLDSTTSPMVVMYEMAFQKMKPTWAAAMSIIVAACSFLIIWLFRKLFEKNIEIV is encoded by the coding sequence ATGGCAGGATATGATTCACGTACCGGAGGCCTTCTGGCCTCCTCATGGATAGGGTACTCGCTGTTATTCTGGTTTTACCCGCTGGCCTGGCTGGTGGTATTGAGCGTAACGCAGTGGCAGTTTATTGGTACGCCGAAATTTACCGGCTTACAAAATATTATCGGCGTGATGCACGATACGTTGTTCTGGAAATCGATGCTCAACGTGGGTCGTTTCCTGCTGTATTACCTGCCGATCGTTTTTCTCGCCTCGCTGCTTTTTGCTGCGGGCCTGAAACGTATTAAATACGGCAAGGGTTTTATCGCCCTCAGTTTTTTGCTGGCGAATATTTCTTCCGGCGTGGCGTACTCTATCGTCTTCTCGAAATTATTCAGCGAATTTGGGCCGGTAAATCATTTCTTGCAGCAGTGGTTTGGCGTCTCGGTCCCGTGGTTTACCAACCCGGATTGCGCCATGTTATCTATCGCCCTGAGTGTGACCTGGAAATTCGTTGGCTATTACGGGCTGATCCTTTATTCCGGGATGCAGGCGATTCCTGGCGATATCTACAGCGCGGCGCTGCTGGATAAAACCGGACGCTTTAAACAGGGCTGGGCGATTACTCTGCCGATGATGAACGCGCAAATAGTGATGGTCATGGTGCTGGCGATTACCGTCGCCTTCAGCATTTTCACCGAGCCGTATCTCATCACCGGCGGCGGTCCGCTGGACAGCACGACCAGCCCAATGGTGGTGATGTACGAAATGGCCTTCCAGAAAATGAAGCCCACCTGGGCGGCGGCGATGTCAATTATTGTGGCAGCGTGCAGCTTCCTCATTATCTGGCTGTTCAGAAAACTGTTTGAAAAAAATATAGAGATCGTGTGA
- a CDS encoding alpha-amylase family glycosyl hydrolase translates to MNTIPWWQESVCYQIYLPSFCDGNHDGLGDFPGLLTRLDYLADLGVGAIWITPFYPSPLVDNGYDISDYCAVDPRFGDMDDFRRVVAGCHARGIRVIIDLVVNHVSSEHPWFKDAWNNPASRYRDYFIFTDRPNNWQSFFSGSAWTAEPDTGQYYYHKFAPQQVDLNWANPQVEREIRQVIDFWITQGVDGFRFDVINFLTTDGILADNPEENGEQRHDHDINQPGIINALQRLCHYVRQRGDIFLIGEIGSEDLSVLRRYQRPQLMDVVFNFNLGSQKTFDAARLFAELDAMRQQQSGLPTLFFSSHDMSRMISRFGENDRDVARARAVLALQLTASGVPFIFQGEELGLTDYRPQSIGQVFDIQGRTHYQTALDNGMSPEQALAVAVAQSRDGSRAPLPWDDGDYAGFSSVAPWMPIDIRMQALNAAAQQQDAASLWHDYRQLIALRNATDALRQGHYCSLELTQSCIWFSRETAEEQVWVAINFGEPVLNPWRDIAADILSGDDATWIAKNQFLIKRSRHGKAQS, encoded by the coding sequence GTGAATACTATTCCCTGGTGGCAGGAGAGCGTCTGCTATCAAATTTATCTGCCGTCCTTTTGCGACGGCAACCACGACGGCCTCGGCGATTTTCCAGGGCTGCTGACCCGGCTGGATTATCTGGCGGACCTCGGCGTCGGGGCCATCTGGATCACGCCGTTTTACCCGTCGCCGCTGGTCGATAACGGTTACGATATTAGTGACTACTGCGCGGTCGACCCGCGCTTCGGTGATATGGATGATTTCCGCCGCGTAGTGGCGGGATGCCATGCGCGCGGCATCCGGGTGATTATCGATCTGGTGGTCAACCACGTCTCGTCTGAGCATCCGTGGTTTAAAGACGCGTGGAATAATCCCGCCAGCCGCTATCGCGACTACTTTATTTTTACCGACCGGCCGAATAACTGGCAGTCGTTTTTCTCCGGCAGCGCCTGGACGGCGGAGCCGGATACCGGCCAGTACTATTACCATAAATTCGCCCCGCAGCAGGTGGATTTAAACTGGGCGAATCCGCAGGTAGAACGTGAAATTCGCCAGGTAATCGACTTCTGGATTACGCAGGGCGTAGACGGTTTTCGTTTTGACGTCATCAACTTCCTGACCACTGACGGTATCCTGGCGGATAACCCGGAAGAGAACGGCGAGCAGCGCCACGACCACGACATCAACCAGCCGGGGATTATCAACGCGCTCCAGCGGCTGTGTCACTACGTGCGGCAGCGCGGTGATATCTTCCTGATTGGTGAGATTGGCAGCGAGGATCTCAGCGTACTTCGCCGCTATCAACGCCCGCAGCTGATGGATGTCGTCTTTAACTTTAACCTCGGCAGCCAGAAAACGTTCGACGCGGCGCGCCTGTTTGCTGAGCTGGACGCGATGCGACAACAGCAGTCCGGCCTGCCGACGCTGTTTTTCTCCAGCCATGACATGTCGAGAATGATCAGCCGCTTTGGCGAAAACGACCGGGATGTTGCCCGCGCCCGCGCGGTACTCGCCCTTCAGCTTACCGCCAGCGGCGTGCCCTTTATTTTTCAGGGCGAGGAGCTGGGGCTGACCGATTATCGTCCGCAGTCTATCGGGCAGGTGTTTGATATTCAGGGGCGGACCCATTATCAGACCGCGCTCGACAACGGGATGTCACCCGAGCAGGCGCTGGCGGTGGCGGTGGCGCAGTCGCGCGACGGTTCGCGCGCGCCGCTGCCGTGGGACGACGGCGATTACGCCGGGTTCTCCAGCGTAGCGCCGTGGATGCCCATTGATATCCGGATGCAGGCGCTGAATGCGGCGGCGCAGCAGCAGGATGCCGCTTCACTCTGGCACGATTACCGTCAGCTTATTGCCCTGCGTAACGCCACCGATGCGCTGCGCCAGGGCCACTATTGCTCGCTTGAATTAACCCAGTCCTGCATCTGGTTCTCCCGCGAAACGGCGGAAGAACAGGTGTGGGTGGCGATCAATTTCGGCGAGCCCGTTCTTAATCCCTGGCGTGATATTGCCGCTGACATCCTGAGCGGCGACGATGCGACGTGGATAGCGAAAAACCAGTTTTTAATCAAAAGGAGTCGTCATGGAAAGGCACAGTCATAA
- a CDS encoding ABC transporter substrate-binding protein — protein MKVATVAKWTASALLSLCIAGCGPDEKPAASEGAKTPIKMWVAPNENEEAFWNTMVKEWNQNPSHTPVEFTAIPAASSSEEAIMNALASGTEPDLSSNVFIGFASQLVEVGQLEDLSKMPGYDELVKNRHMEALLPAWKLQGQQNVLPLYVNPIVWWWRGDLLQQYGVDHVPTTYDELYSLAEKRTADNKGYVIQMTAGKNWWERWFDLIPLYYAQSGGKSYVADDRAQFNDDAGVAVLNFMGKVFANNWSSYDFTAADDPLATGQVLASARGPWDIARYRKQYPEILKSIKIGPMLTQQGTAHPHTFGDSKGLVIFSTSKHKTDAWAFIQWVYGKAEHDLTWLETTGMPPARSDLMTNPIFVDYFAKNPLEKEIASYVDVALPPVATTQTTEIQRSMTQMLEQVIFKHTDSTEALKQSATEIDGLLKK, from the coding sequence GTGAAAGTTGCAACAGTAGCTAAATGGACGGCTTCGGCACTTCTCAGTCTATGTATCGCAGGTTGCGGACCGGATGAAAAACCCGCTGCCAGCGAGGGGGCGAAAACCCCTATCAAAATGTGGGTTGCCCCGAATGAAAATGAAGAGGCCTTCTGGAACACGATGGTGAAGGAGTGGAACCAGAACCCGTCTCATACCCCCGTTGAATTCACCGCTATCCCGGCGGCAAGCAGTTCTGAAGAAGCGATCATGAACGCGCTGGCTTCCGGGACCGAACCAGACCTTTCCAGCAATGTCTTTATCGGCTTCGCCAGTCAACTGGTGGAGGTCGGCCAGCTGGAAGATCTCTCCAAAATGCCAGGCTATGACGAACTGGTAAAAAATCGACATATGGAAGCGCTTCTGCCCGCGTGGAAACTGCAGGGGCAGCAAAACGTTTTACCGCTTTATGTGAATCCTATCGTCTGGTGGTGGCGTGGCGATCTGCTGCAACAGTACGGCGTGGATCATGTGCCGACCACCTATGACGAGCTGTATTCGCTGGCAGAAAAACGCACCGCGGATAACAAAGGCTATGTGATCCAGATGACCGCCGGGAAAAACTGGTGGGAACGCTGGTTTGATCTGATCCCGCTGTACTATGCGCAAAGCGGCGGCAAAAGCTATGTTGCCGACGATAGAGCCCAGTTTAACGATGATGCTGGCGTTGCCGTTTTGAATTTTATGGGCAAAGTTTTCGCTAACAACTGGAGCAGCTATGACTTTACCGCCGCTGACGATCCGCTGGCGACCGGACAGGTGCTGGCGTCTGCGCGCGGCCCGTGGGACATCGCTCGCTATCGTAAGCAATATCCCGAAATCCTCAAGAGCATCAAAATCGGTCCAATGCTGACGCAGCAGGGCACCGCGCATCCGCACACGTTTGGCGACAGTAAAGGGCTGGTCATTTTCAGCACCAGTAAACATAAAACCGACGCCTGGGCCTTTATCCAATGGGTTTATGGCAAAGCCGAGCACGATCTGACCTGGCTTGAAACCACCGGCATGCCGCCCGCACGCTCTGACCTGATGACTAACCCGATCTTTGTTGATTACTTTGCGAAAAACCCGCTGGAAAAAGAGATTGCCTCTTACGTTGATGTCGCGCTGCCGCCGGTTGCCACGACCCAGACCACGGAAATCCAGCGCAGTATGACGCAAATGCTTGAACAGGTGATCTTTAAGCATACGGACTCTACGGAAGCGCTTAAGCAGTCTGCCACGGAAATTGACGGCCTGCTGAAAAAATAA
- a CDS encoding carbohydrate ABC transporter permease — protein MKKLTPLSLIIHVAMLLLALTWLYPFIWMIIASLKPTAEIYTTSLFSGHLSFDNYTFLFDNSNRADKPFLRTLFNSLFVSLTITACVTVTSMLVGYAVAKTEFRGRNAFKNLLIVQMVFPAFMFIIPQFVLMRELGLINSYSAMILPYAMSAWGIFMVSQSFKGTPNDYLYAARLDHASLWGILRHVMMPLNKAILAIVALFTFSSSWDNFLWPLIVMREADKMPFSVLLATFSKSYGIYLGPVLAGAVVQMLPIIILFILFRKYFLQGMSLSLK, from the coding sequence ATGAAAAAACTCACGCCGCTAAGTCTGATAATCCACGTCGCCATGTTATTACTGGCACTCACCTGGCTTTATCCGTTTATCTGGATGATCATTGCTTCGTTAAAACCGACGGCGGAGATCTACACGACGTCGCTATTTTCCGGGCATTTGTCGTTCGACAATTACACGTTCCTGTTTGATAACAGCAACCGGGCGGATAAACCTTTTTTACGCACTTTGTTTAACTCGTTATTTGTTTCACTCACTATTACCGCCTGTGTGACCGTCACGTCAATGCTGGTGGGCTACGCGGTGGCAAAAACGGAGTTTCGCGGCAGGAATGCGTTTAAAAATTTGTTAATCGTGCAGATGGTATTTCCGGCCTTTATGTTCATTATTCCGCAGTTCGTTCTGATGCGGGAACTGGGGTTAATCAACAGCTACAGCGCAATGATCCTGCCCTATGCGATGAGCGCCTGGGGGATCTTTATGGTGTCGCAGAGCTTTAAGGGCACGCCGAATGATTATCTTTATGCCGCTCGCCTCGATCATGCCAGCCTGTGGGGGATTCTGCGCCACGTCATGATGCCGTTGAATAAGGCCATTCTGGCGATTGTCGCGCTGTTCACCTTCTCAAGCTCGTGGGACAACTTCCTCTGGCCGCTGATCGTGATGCGCGAGGCGGATAAAATGCCGTTCTCCGTGCTGCTGGCAACGTTTAGCAAATCCTACGGCATTTATCTGGGACCGGTACTGGCGGGCGCGGTGGTGCAGATGCTGCCGATCATTATCCTGTTTATTCTGTTCCGGAAATATTTCCTGCAGGGTATGTCGCTGTCACTGAAATAA